One region of Intestinimonas massiliensis (ex Afouda et al. 2020) genomic DNA includes:
- a CDS encoding MBL fold metallo-hydrolase, which yields MEIRRVVAGEFFTNCYVVWGGKPGIAVLIDPADDAPGLLRLLDGLGLIPEAVLLTHGHYDHILAVPGLQARWPELPVWCHPLDVPQALTERDMGRVYPTVAAFSNLRPLEDGQRLRLAGLSIQALHTPGHTPGSVTFLTGDALFTGDTLFRGEIGRTDFAGGDDEQMASSLARLAELEGNLRVLPGHEEDSTLERERQTNPWLRVAAEI from the coding sequence ATGGAGATACGGCGCGTGGTGGCCGGGGAGTTCTTTACCAACTGCTATGTGGTGTGGGGCGGCAAGCCTGGGATCGCGGTACTTATCGACCCGGCGGACGACGCGCCCGGACTGCTCCGGCTGCTGGATGGCCTGGGGCTCATCCCGGAGGCCGTCCTGCTCACCCACGGGCACTATGACCACATTCTGGCGGTGCCCGGCCTGCAGGCGCGGTGGCCGGAGCTGCCTGTCTGGTGCCACCCCCTGGACGTGCCCCAGGCCCTGACCGAGCGGGACATGGGCCGGGTCTACCCCACTGTAGCGGCCTTCTCCAACCTGCGGCCTTTGGAGGACGGGCAGCGCCTCCGCCTGGCAGGACTGTCCATCCAGGCGCTCCACACCCCGGGGCACACACCCGGCTCCGTCACCTTCCTGACAGGGGACGCACTGTTTACCGGGGACACCCTGTTTCGCGGAGAGATCGGCCGTACCGACTTTGCGGGGGGCGATGACGAGCAGATGGCCTCCTCGCTGGCCCGTCTGGCAGAACTGGAGGGGAATCTCCGGGTGCTGCCGGGCCACGAGGAGGACTCCACTCTGGAGCGGGAGCGGCAAACGAACCCCTGGCTGCGTGTTGCCGCGGAGATCTGA
- a CDS encoding enoyl-CoA hydratase/isomerase family protein: protein MEIKKNVLTELRDGVLIVTLNREERRNAIDPDTANELEAIFNHAEKDPAVGALLITGAGERSFCAGEDLAALGENGECLTETEHGFAGITERLCPKPIVCACNGTAVAGGLEIALACDVIVAADHARFGLTEVKVGLLATSGGLVRLPKLIPAKIASEMCLTGNLINAQRAYEVGLVNHVVPKEQVMDKAMELAKRMAANAPIPMRLAKQILHMAPHTSVEDGMRVCRYMAWKYVEGTEDAKEGPQAFLEKRPPQWKGR from the coding sequence ATGGAGATCAAAAAGAACGTTCTGACTGAACTGCGGGACGGCGTGCTGATCGTCACCCTCAACCGGGAGGAGCGGCGCAACGCCATCGACCCCGACACCGCCAACGAGCTGGAAGCTATCTTCAATCACGCCGAAAAGGATCCCGCCGTGGGCGCCCTCCTCATTACCGGCGCCGGGGAGCGCAGCTTCTGCGCCGGGGAGGATCTGGCCGCACTGGGAGAAAATGGTGAGTGTCTTACCGAGACGGAGCACGGCTTTGCCGGCATCACCGAGCGGCTGTGCCCCAAGCCCATTGTGTGCGCCTGCAATGGTACGGCGGTAGCCGGGGGACTGGAGATTGCCCTGGCCTGCGACGTGATTGTGGCCGCCGACCACGCGCGCTTCGGCCTTACCGAGGTGAAGGTGGGTCTGTTGGCCACCAGCGGCGGCCTGGTTCGCCTTCCCAAGCTTATCCCTGCCAAGATCGCCTCCGAGATGTGCCTCACCGGCAACCTCATCAACGCCCAACGGGCCTATGAGGTGGGGCTGGTCAACCATGTGGTTCCCAAGGAGCAGGTGATGGACAAGGCGATGGAGCTGGCCAAGCGGATGGCTGCCAACGCCCCCATCCCCATGCGGCTGGCCAAGCAGATCCTCCACATGGCCCCCCATACCTCTGTGGAAGACGGGATGCGGGTGTGCCGCTACATGGCCTGGAAGTACGTGGAGGGCACCGAAGACGCCAAGGAGGGCCCCCAGGCTTTTCTGGAGAAGCGCCCGCCCCAGTGGAAGGGCCGCTGA
- a CDS encoding acyl-CoA dehydrogenase family protein: MDFKPTEEQELMVQAIEEAMTRENLETYFQDCDREHKHPKKWWDLLDELGLFSMFLPEEAGGDGEGAITMFLVMEALGRCGGPIYLFWDHVKADALLENGTKEQIDKFMPMFFEGKPAFAQGFSEPNAGTDLSPATISTTYTRRNGKVYINGHKHFISGAQDSDYCLTLAKNAENPEQLTLWFVPTNVPNCKKEPMEKMGIHMENVNDIWFDEVEIDESDMFSFEGNGLMATSKGFDYERLIDAFNAYGQALCAYEDACRYANQRIVKGQEIGRLQLIQNHIMEMTMRIEAMRNMLLHYAWNKDNGMLTRAEASIAKQFCSESANIVVDHALQILGGIGFCGSRVSRIYRDLRITRISGGTGEIQTVIATRQVLKKYR; encoded by the coding sequence ATGGATTTCAAGCCGACTGAGGAACAGGAGCTGATGGTACAGGCCATCGAAGAGGCAATGACCCGGGAAAACCTGGAGACCTACTTTCAGGACTGCGACCGGGAGCACAAGCACCCCAAGAAGTGGTGGGATCTGCTGGACGAGCTGGGCTTGTTCAGTATGTTCCTGCCCGAGGAAGCGGGCGGCGACGGTGAAGGGGCCATCACCATGTTCCTGGTGATGGAGGCGCTGGGGCGCTGCGGCGGGCCCATCTATCTCTTCTGGGATCACGTGAAGGCCGACGCCCTGCTGGAAAATGGCACCAAGGAGCAGATCGACAAATTCATGCCCATGTTCTTTGAGGGCAAGCCCGCCTTCGCCCAGGGCTTCTCCGAGCCGAATGCGGGTACCGATCTGTCCCCCGCCACCATCTCCACCACCTACACCCGCCGCAACGGCAAGGTGTATATCAACGGTCACAAGCACTTCATCTCCGGCGCCCAGGACAGCGACTACTGTCTCACCCTGGCCAAAAACGCGGAGAACCCCGAGCAGCTCACCCTTTGGTTCGTGCCCACAAACGTACCCAACTGCAAGAAGGAGCCCATGGAAAAGATGGGCATCCACATGGAGAACGTCAACGACATCTGGTTCGATGAGGTGGAAATCGACGAGTCCGACATGTTCTCCTTCGAGGGCAACGGCCTGATGGCCACCAGCAAGGGCTTCGACTATGAGCGGCTGATCGATGCCTTCAACGCTTACGGCCAGGCCCTGTGCGCCTATGAGGACGCCTGCCGCTACGCCAACCAGCGGATCGTCAAGGGCCAGGAGATCGGCCGGCTCCAGCTCATTCAAAACCACATCATGGAGATGACCATGCGCATCGAGGCCATGCGCAATATGCTGCTCCACTACGCCTGGAACAAGGACAATGGGATGCTCACCCGGGCGGAGGCCTCCATCGCCAAGCAGTTCTGCTCCGAGAGCGCCAACATCGTGGTGGATCACGCCCTCCAGATCCTGGGCGGCATCGGCTTCTGCGGCAGCCGGGTCAGCCGCATCTACCGCGACCTGCGCATCACCCGCATCTCCGGCGGCACCGGCGAGATCCAGACCGTCATCGCCACCCGCCAAGTGCTCAAGAAGTACCGCTGA
- a CDS encoding acyl-CoA dehydrogenase, with protein MEFKWNDEQQLMQTMFREFVDKELRPIAAELDEQERFPFELIPKMGEIGLLGIPVAEEFGGVGMGTLEYVMAVEEISKACASTGVTISAHTSLCCWPIEHFGTQEQKEKYLPDLATGEKLGAFGLTEPNAGTDAAMQRTTAEDKGDHWLLNGSKVFITNGEVADVYVVFAMTDKAAGNKGISAFLLEKGMEGFSFGSHEKKMGIRASSTCELVFEDVKVPKENLLGELNKGFQIAMMTLDGGRIGIAAQALGIAQGAIDETVKYVKDRVQFGRPISKFQNTQFMLAEMQTRVDAARMLVYRAAAIKDAGEPYSSEAAMAKLFASETAREVTWRAVQLFGGYGYTRDYPVERMMRDAKITEIYEGTSEVQKMVISSRMGL; from the coding sequence GTGGAATTTAAATGGAACGACGAGCAGCAGCTCATGCAGACCATGTTCCGGGAGTTCGTTGACAAGGAGCTGCGTCCCATCGCCGCCGAGCTGGACGAGCAGGAGCGCTTCCCCTTCGAGCTGATCCCCAAGATGGGCGAGATCGGCCTTCTGGGCATTCCTGTCGCCGAGGAGTTCGGCGGTGTGGGTATGGGCACCCTGGAATACGTCATGGCGGTGGAGGAGATCTCCAAGGCCTGCGCCAGCACCGGTGTCACCATTTCCGCCCACACCTCCCTGTGCTGCTGGCCCATTGAGCACTTCGGCACCCAGGAGCAGAAGGAAAAATACCTGCCCGACCTGGCCACCGGCGAAAAGCTGGGCGCCTTCGGCCTCACCGAGCCCAACGCCGGCACCGACGCCGCCATGCAGCGTACTACCGCGGAGGACAAAGGGGATCACTGGCTGCTCAACGGCTCCAAGGTCTTCATCACCAATGGCGAGGTGGCCGACGTATACGTGGTGTTCGCCATGACCGACAAGGCCGCGGGCAACAAGGGCATCTCCGCCTTCCTCCTGGAGAAGGGCATGGAGGGCTTCAGCTTCGGCAGTCACGAGAAGAAAATGGGTATCCGCGCCTCCTCCACCTGCGAGCTGGTGTTCGAGGACGTGAAAGTGCCCAAGGAGAACCTGCTGGGCGAGCTCAACAAGGGCTTCCAGATTGCCATGATGACCCTGGACGGCGGGCGCATCGGCATCGCCGCTCAGGCATTGGGTATCGCCCAGGGCGCCATCGACGAGACGGTGAAGTACGTCAAGGATCGGGTCCAGTTCGGCCGACCCATCTCCAAGTTCCAGAACACTCAGTTTATGTTGGCAGAGATGCAAACCCGGGTGGACGCTGCCCGGATGCTGGTCTACCGGGCGGCCGCCATCAAGGACGCCGGGGAGCCCTATTCCTCCGAGGCGGCCATGGCCAAGCTGTTCGCCTCCGAGACTGCCCGTGAGGTGACCTGGCGGGCGGTACAGCTCTTCGGAGGCTATGGCTATACCCGGGATTACCCCGTAGAGCGCATGATGCGGGATGCCAAGATCACCGAGATCTACGAGGGCACCTCTGAGGTTCAGAAAATGGTCATCTCCTCCCGCATGGGCCTGTAA
- a CDS encoding sodium:solute symporter family protein, producing MNVFFLGVIVSIVVYLVVGLSAGRKVKDIDDYYVSGRNAPTILIAGTLFASMLSVNGFMGDQGFCYTGNITTLVLLNSMCACGYVFGPLFFGRYLRRSECGTMPEYFGVRYKDPRIRRVAGIITIISLTAYLLACITGVGILMQELTGLSYELCLFIAWACFTAFTFYSGSKGVIITDTMMFMVFIVAAIIAGPYIFNAQGGLGSLLENLMNNPAAAEGLLDYHGNIPGTGASDVFGAVMYAVTMGIIWFITVGVSPWQAGRNLMAKNEHVIFRAGAVAAVCTTVFLLYVNLMSISVINLAPNLEDPQRVLIWAAFNVMPKLVGTLLLAGIMAAGLSSASTFLSVVGFSVTSDIFPVAFKDEKHQLHTSRVIMLAVGIVSLILAYLGLGGVRVISWFASTIIAASWLVPGVGSILSGKLSATGARWSMTAGFLGFILSKCLVGFGAGPFHSILINFLDPFFIGLYLSLAFAVIGSKLRPVTPEESAYRDKLLVLPQGERAAREYQIDRRYGWLLIVMGVLTTLFLLLTWALPYNGLI from the coding sequence ATGAACGTCTTCTTCCTCGGCGTCATCGTCAGCATCGTAGTCTACCTGGTCGTGGGCCTGTCGGCGGGACGTAAGGTCAAGGATATCGACGACTATTACGTCAGCGGCCGCAACGCCCCGACCATCCTCATCGCCGGAACCCTGTTTGCCTCCATGCTGTCGGTCAATGGCTTTATGGGGGATCAGGGCTTCTGCTACACCGGAAATATCACCACTCTGGTGCTGCTCAACTCCATGTGCGCCTGCGGCTATGTGTTCGGTCCGCTGTTCTTCGGCCGCTACCTCCGCCGGTCTGAGTGCGGCACCATGCCCGAGTACTTCGGTGTCCGCTACAAGGATCCCCGCATCCGCCGTGTCGCGGGCATCATTACCATCATCTCGCTGACCGCTTACCTGCTGGCCTGCATCACCGGCGTGGGTATCCTCATGCAGGAGCTCACCGGGCTGAGTTACGAGCTATGCCTGTTCATCGCGTGGGCCTGTTTTACCGCGTTTACCTTCTATTCCGGCTCCAAGGGCGTTATCATCACCGATACCATGATGTTCATGGTGTTCATCGTGGCCGCCATTATCGCCGGGCCCTACATCTTCAACGCCCAGGGAGGTCTGGGCAGCCTGCTGGAGAACCTGATGAATAACCCCGCCGCCGCTGAAGGCCTGTTGGATTATCATGGCAACATCCCCGGCACCGGAGCGTCCGACGTGTTCGGCGCGGTGATGTATGCCGTCACCATGGGCATCATCTGGTTCATCACTGTAGGCGTCTCTCCCTGGCAGGCGGGACGCAACCTGATGGCCAAAAACGAGCACGTCATCTTCCGCGCCGGTGCGGTGGCCGCCGTGTGCACCACCGTGTTTCTGCTGTACGTAAACCTCATGTCCATCTCGGTCATCAATCTGGCGCCCAATCTGGAAGATCCCCAGCGGGTGCTTATCTGGGCGGCGTTCAACGTTATGCCCAAGCTGGTGGGTACCCTGCTGCTGGCCGGCATCATGGCCGCGGGGCTCTCCTCCGCCTCCACCTTCCTGTCGGTGGTGGGCTTCTCGGTGACCTCGGACATTTTCCCCGTAGCGTTCAAGGACGAGAAACATCAGCTGCACACCAGCCGTGTTATTATGCTGGCGGTAGGCATTGTCTCCCTCATCCTGGCCTATCTGGGCCTGGGCGGCGTGCGAGTGATCTCCTGGTTTGCCTCCACCATTATTGCCGCCTCCTGGCTGGTGCCCGGCGTGGGCAGTATTCTGTCTGGCAAGCTGTCCGCCACTGGAGCCCGGTGGTCCATGACGGCGGGCTTCTTGGGCTTCATCCTCTCGAAGTGTCTGGTGGGCTTCGGGGCAGGCCCCTTCCATAGCATCTTGATCAACTTTCTGGACCCCTTCTTCATCGGGCTGTATCTCAGCCTGGCCTTCGCGGTCATTGGCTCCAAGCTCCGCCCGGTGACGCCGGAGGAGTCCGCCTACCGGGACAAGCTGCTTGTGCTGCCCCAGGGGGAGCGGGCGGCCCGTGAGTACCAGATCGACCGGCGTTACGGCTGGCTCCTCATCGTCATGGGGGTCCTTACAACCCTGTTTTTGCTGCTGACCTGGGCTCTGCCCTACAACGGCCTGATCTGA
- a CDS encoding MFS transporter — protein MKKNKTAKFLTFILLVLAMNTIYVLPYLMYTYYTPLQEAMGLVGRDADYGKLLNVYGIANVILYLPGGWIADKFNPKKLLVFSMISTGILGLWEATWPSYSMLMLIHVLWAVTTVLTFWSSSVKCVNLLADADEQGSMFGSLEAMRGVVGLIVTTICVGLFNLFRSDSSKAMGSIVAVVSVIMIAVGIALALLMPKFNNLHATNDSLLDSIKAMGVAFKLPITYVLAGLIFCGSMTYASSSYYAPYLQKFCGMPTEIAVTFTNYRAIICQLIAASLAAVLAAKLKNSSLPMIGAGIVGIVCFVGMTLVPASAAVLWPVMILTIVASMAVYFFRALYYATVDESGTPKNVVGSVIGIASLIGFLPDTFYTSLCGKWLEADPTGTSGYQKIFIAACCAMVLGLVCSFLAERLIKKYRSSASASAK, from the coding sequence ATGAAGAAAAACAAAACCGCCAAGTTTTTGACCTTCATCCTGCTGGTTCTGGCCATGAACACCATCTACGTGCTGCCCTACCTCATGTACACCTATTATACCCCCCTCCAGGAGGCGATGGGCCTGGTGGGCCGGGACGCGGATTACGGCAAACTGCTCAATGTTTACGGTATCGCCAACGTGATTCTGTATCTGCCCGGCGGCTGGATCGCCGACAAATTTAACCCCAAGAAGCTGCTGGTCTTCTCCATGATCAGCACTGGCATCCTGGGCCTGTGGGAAGCCACCTGGCCCAGCTACTCCATGCTTATGCTCATCCACGTGCTGTGGGCGGTCACCACCGTGCTCACCTTCTGGTCCTCCTCCGTCAAGTGTGTCAACCTGCTGGCCGACGCCGATGAGCAGGGCAGCATGTTCGGCAGCCTGGAGGCCATGCGCGGCGTGGTGGGCCTCATTGTCACCACCATCTGCGTGGGTCTGTTCAACCTGTTCCGCTCCGATAGTTCCAAAGCCATGGGCTCCATCGTGGCCGTGGTATCCGTCATCATGATCGCCGTGGGCATCGCCCTGGCTCTGCTCATGCCCAAGTTCAACAACCTGCATGCCACCAACGACTCCCTGCTCGACAGCATCAAGGCCATGGGCGTGGCCTTCAAGCTCCCCATCACCTATGTGCTGGCCGGCCTCATCTTCTGCGGCTCCATGACGTACGCATCCTCCAGCTACTACGCCCCCTACCTCCAGAAATTCTGCGGCATGCCCACCGAGATCGCCGTCACCTTCACCAACTACCGGGCCATTATTTGTCAATTGATTGCCGCCTCCCTCGCCGCCGTGCTGGCCGCCAAGCTGAAGAATTCCAGCCTGCCCATGATCGGGGCCGGCATCGTGGGCATCGTGTGCTTCGTGGGCATGACCCTCGTTCCCGCCTCCGCTGCCGTACTGTGGCCCGTGATGATCCTCACCATCGTCGCCTCCATGGCCGTGTATTTCTTCCGCGCCCTGTACTACGCCACCGTGGACGAGAGCGGCACCCCCAAGAACGTCGTGGGCAGCGTCATCGGCATCGCCTCTCTAATCGGCTTCCTGCCCGACACCTTCTACACCTCTCTGTGCGGTAAGTGGCTGGAGGCTGACCCCACCGGCACAAGCGGCTACCAAAAAATATTTATTGCCGCTTGCTGCGCCATGGTGCTGGGCTTGGTGTGCTCTTTCTTGGCTGAGCGCCTCATCAAGAAATACCGCAGCTCCGCTTCCGCCTCTGCGAAGTAA
- a CDS encoding MalY/PatB family protein, with the protein MKFEFDTAHSRVGMESAKWDAIGPNPAQGVVPLSVADMELLSPPEIIEELKSTAEFGMWGYTWWGQRYADAVKHWLSTRHGWDIQKDWIIQTNGVVQTLYASVRAFTQPGDNVLLLTPVYYPFYRAVNLNGRKVVESPIRLVEGRYEVDFDDFEEKAKQCKMFLLCSPHNPMGRVWSEEELCRMGDICLKHNVLVVSDEIHFDIIMPGHKHVSYPTLGEKYANNCVMCCAASKTFSLAGLCVANAIIPNPELRDKLNNEVNISGCYTYSIFGLRALEAGYMKCAEWVDQLNEHIWGNYLYFKEFMAKHFPEVWVADLEGTYLCWFDCRCFGMDGETLAKFLQEKAQLFLDDGYIFGTAGDGFERINLACTRKVLEEALLRFKAAMDQR; encoded by the coding sequence ATGAAATTTGAGTTCGACACCGCCCACTCCCGTGTGGGCATGGAGTCCGCCAAGTGGGATGCCATCGGCCCCAACCCCGCCCAGGGTGTGGTGCCCCTGTCCGTGGCCGATATGGAACTGCTCTCCCCGCCTGAGATCATCGAGGAGCTGAAGAGCACCGCCGAGTTTGGCATGTGGGGCTACACCTGGTGGGGCCAGCGGTACGCCGACGCCGTCAAGCACTGGCTGTCCACCCGCCACGGCTGGGACATCCAGAAGGACTGGATCATCCAGACCAACGGTGTGGTCCAGACGCTGTACGCCTCCGTCCGAGCCTTCACCCAGCCCGGGGACAATGTGCTGCTCCTGACCCCTGTTTACTACCCCTTCTACCGGGCGGTGAACCTGAACGGCCGCAAAGTGGTGGAGAGCCCCATCCGTCTGGTGGAAGGCCGTTATGAGGTGGACTTTGACGACTTTGAGGAAAAAGCCAAGCAGTGCAAGATGTTCCTGCTGTGCTCCCCCCATAACCCGATGGGCCGGGTGTGGAGCGAAGAGGAGCTGTGCCGTATGGGCGATATCTGCCTGAAGCACAACGTGCTGGTGGTCAGCGACGAGATTCACTTCGATATCATCATGCCCGGTCACAAGCACGTCAGCTACCCCACGCTGGGAGAGAAGTACGCCAACAACTGCGTCATGTGCTGTGCCGCCAGCAAGACCTTCTCTCTGGCGGGCCTTTGCGTGGCCAACGCCATCATCCCCAACCCCGAGCTGCGCGATAAGCTGAACAACGAGGTAAACATCTCCGGCTGCTATACCTACAGCATCTTCGGCCTCCGGGCTCTGGAGGCCGGTTATATGAAGTGCGCCGAGTGGGTGGATCAGCTCAATGAGCACATCTGGGGCAACTACCTCTATTTTAAGGAGTTCATGGCGAAGCATTTCCCTGAGGTGTGGGTAGCCGATCTGGAGGGCACCTATTTGTGCTGGTTCGACTGCCGCTGCTTTGGCATGGACGGCGAGACCCTGGCCAAGTTTCTTCAGGAGAAGGCCCAACTGTTCCTGGACGATGGCTACATCTTCGGCACAGCTGGGGACGGCTTTGAGCGGATCAATCTGGCCTGCACCCGGAAAGTGCTGGAGGAGGCCCTGCTCCGCTTCAAGGCCGCTATGGATCAGCGGTAA
- the aes gene encoding acetyl esterase, which produces MEFFMPDRKPDYERNKPDPYPLLSESMRKVVDYQAAHAADAFDTNCSWDELRVKYVQERRFWNEGGPEAFKTVEVMVPGPIGDVPARIYYPDDKPEHYAVVFIHGGGYTVGSNDTHDRMMRSVMASSGCCVIGVDYHLAPEAKFPIPLYEAAAVVRYFQERGAEYGILPDKMALGGDSGGANLALGLNLYLRDTPGGNAFVKALLLYYGAFGMMDSCSFRLYGTLLDGMRRSDLAAYINYYATPEDQENPYYAAFLNDLSFGMPPVYMCCGDLDPLLDNTKTLEAFMKLYNVPTQVDIVPGVLHAFMHYGRMMPEAVECLERSGAFFKAHLDQ; this is translated from the coding sequence ATGGAATTCTTCATGCCTGACCGCAAGCCCGACTATGAGCGCAACAAGCCCGATCCCTATCCCCTGCTCAGCGAGAGTATGCGGAAGGTGGTCGATTATCAGGCCGCACACGCTGCCGATGCGTTCGACACCAACTGTTCCTGGGATGAGCTTCGGGTGAAGTATGTGCAGGAGCGCCGCTTCTGGAACGAAGGCGGCCCCGAGGCGTTCAAGACCGTGGAGGTCATGGTGCCCGGCCCCATAGGGGATGTGCCCGCCAGGATCTACTATCCCGACGACAAGCCAGAGCACTATGCGGTGGTGTTTATCCACGGTGGCGGCTACACCGTGGGAAGCAACGACACCCATGACCGTATGATGCGCTCTGTCATGGCTTCCAGCGGCTGCTGTGTCATCGGTGTGGACTACCACCTGGCCCCTGAGGCCAAATTCCCCATCCCTCTGTACGAGGCCGCCGCGGTGGTGCGCTACTTCCAGGAGCGCGGTGCCGAGTACGGCATCCTCCCGGACAAGATGGCCTTGGGCGGCGACTCCGGCGGAGCTAATCTGGCTCTGGGGCTGAACCTCTACCTTCGAGACACCCCCGGCGGCAATGCTTTTGTCAAGGCCCTGCTGCTGTACTATGGGGCGTTCGGTATGATGGACTCCTGTTCCTTCCGGCTCTACGGCACTCTGCTGGACGGGATGCGCCGCTCCGACCTGGCCGCCTACATCAACTATTATGCCACCCCCGAAGACCAGGAGAACCCCTATTACGCCGCCTTCCTCAACGACCTGTCCTTCGGAATGCCCCCTGTCTATATGTGCTGCGGTGACCTGGACCCCCTGCTGGACAATACCAAGACCCTGGAGGCGTTTATGAAGCTCTACAATGTGCCCACTCAGGTGGATATCGTTCCCGGCGTCCTCCACGCCTTTATGCACTACGGTCGCATGATGCCTGAGGCGGTGGAGTGCCTGGAGCGCAGCGGCGCCTTCTTCAAGGCCCATCTGGACCAGTAA
- a CDS encoding chromate transporter, producing the protein MSTFQLSAFTFGGGYVIVPLMKERFVRRLGWIDEEEMLDLVSIAQSSPGAMAVNTSILVGYRMAGVPGALVSVCGTALPPLIILSVISLFYVAFRDNRVVSLVLRGMNAGVAAVICDVVLTMGRGVLRQKRALYTAVLAAAFCAAWFAEVSVVLIILCCGLIGAADTLWSRRKGAVS; encoded by the coding sequence TTGTCCACCTTTCAGCTCAGCGCCTTCACCTTCGGGGGCGGCTACGTCATCGTCCCCCTGATGAAGGAGCGGTTTGTCCGCCGTCTGGGCTGGATCGACGAGGAGGAGATGCTGGACCTGGTGTCCATCGCCCAGTCCTCGCCGGGGGCCATGGCGGTCAATACCTCTATTCTGGTGGGCTATCGGATGGCCGGTGTACCCGGGGCCCTGGTCTCGGTGTGCGGCACCGCCCTGCCCCCCCTAATCATTTTGTCGGTCATCTCCCTGTTTTACGTGGCTTTCCGGGACAACCGCGTCGTCAGTCTGGTCCTGCGGGGCATGAACGCGGGGGTGGCTGCCGTCATCTGCGATGTGGTCCTCACCATGGGAAGGGGCGTCCTGCGGCAAAAGCGCGCGCTCTACACCGCGGTCCTGGCGGCGGCGTTCTGCGCGGCCTGGTTCGCCGAGGTCAGCGTGGTCCTTATTATCCTCTGCTGCGGCCTGATCGGGGCGGCCGACACCCTGTGGAGCCGAAGAAAGGGGGCGGTGTCGTGA
- a CDS encoding chromate transporter, which translates to MTLLRLFWSFFQIGLFSFGGGYAALPLIQHQVVEQNGWLTISQFTDIITISQMTPGPIALNSATFVGIQIAGLPGALIATLGCILPSCIVALTLAWFYYKYRNLSLVKGVLQGLRPAVVALIASSGLSILLRALLAGNRLLSGVDFVAVALFAAALFVLRRWKPNPIWVMAGCGAAGLVLYSLV; encoded by the coding sequence GTGACTCTGCTCCGCCTGTTCTGGAGCTTTTTCCAGATCGGTCTGTTCAGCTTCGGCGGCGGCTATGCCGCCCTACCCCTCATCCAGCACCAGGTGGTGGAGCAAAACGGCTGGCTCACCATTTCCCAGTTCACCGACATCATCACCATCTCCCAGATGACTCCCGGCCCCATCGCCCTGAACTCGGCCACCTTTGTGGGCATTCAGATCGCTGGGCTCCCCGGCGCCCTGATCGCCACTCTGGGCTGTATCCTACCCTCCTGTATCGTGGCCCTGACCCTGGCCTGGTTCTACTACAAATACCGCAATCTGAGTCTGGTCAAGGGGGTGCTCCAGGGCCTGCGGCCTGCCGTGGTGGCCCTCATCGCCTCCTCCGGCCTGTCCATTCTGCTCCGGGCCCTGCTGGCGGGAAACCGTCTGCTCTCCGGCGTGGACTTTGTGGCGGTCGCCCTCTTTGCCGCCGCCCTGTTCGTCCTGCGCCGGTGGAAGCCCAACCCCATCTGGGTCATGGCGGGTTGCGGCGCGGCGGGGCTTGTGCTCTATTCCCTGGTATAA
- a CDS encoding kinase to dihydroxyacetone kinase, which yields MLEYRFDTQLLIEGENLSEDGIHDYITQNIPGDCLLAVGDEDLIKLHFHTNEPWKVLEYAASLGDIFDIVVENMERQENGLQG from the coding sequence ATGCTGGAATACCGTTTTGACACTCAACTGCTTATCGAGGGGGAAAACCTCTCGGAGGATGGCATTCACGACTATATCACGCAGAACATCCCCGGCGACTGCCTGCTGGCGGTGGGGGACGAGGACCTGATCAAGCTCCACTTTCACACCAACGAGCCCTGGAAGGTGCTGGAGTACGCCGCTTCACTGGGGGATATCTTTGATATCGTGGTAGAGAACATGGAGCGCCAGGAGAACGGACTGCAGGGCTGA